A stretch of Brassica napus cultivar Da-Ae chromosome C6, Da-Ae, whole genome shotgun sequence DNA encodes these proteins:
- the LOC111207144 gene encoding glutathione S-transferase T2-like isoform X2, producing the protein MDTPSFVNLLNSQNPVDLDAPEHVWMSSQSSNVKERRKWSPKEDKILIGAWLNTSKDAVVSNEQKADAFWKRIVDYYNASPLLVGTAPRELGQCKQRWARINEGVCKFVGCYDAALRCQSSGQNEDDVMKAALDFYYNDHSIKFNLEHAWRELRHDSKWCSTYLPKEGPKEKRKQVLEVDGDEEVREPEARPIGVKAAKAVLKRKKSSKELELSKLEALFEIKQKLSNQKILERLIAKQDPLSEMETSLKNKLMSEMLQ; encoded by the coding sequence ATGGATACCCCTAGTTTTGTTAACCTCCTCAATAGCCAAAATCCCGTTGATCTTGATGCACCTGAACATGTTTGGATGAGTAGCCAGAGTTCAAATGTTAAGGAGAGGCGTAAGTGGTCTCCCAAAGAGGATAAAATCCTGATTGGGGCTTGGCTTAACACAAGCAAAGACGCTGTGGTGAGCAATGAGCAGAAAGCTGACGCTTTCTGGAAGAGAATCGTTGATTACTACAATGCAAGCCCTCTCTTGGTTGGGACAGCACCTAGGGAGCTCGGTCAGTGCAAGCAGCGGTGGGCGAGGATTAACGAGGGCGTCTGTAAGTTCGTTGGCTGCTACGACGCGGCTCTGAGGTGCCAGAGTAGTGGTCAAAACGAGGATGACGTGATGAAAGCTGCCTTGGACTTCTACTACAACGACCACTCCATCAAGTTCAACCTCGAACATGCTTGGAGGGAGCTCCGGCATGACAGTAAATGGTGCTCAACCTATCTGCCTAAGGAGGGGCCTAAGGAGAAGCGCAAGCAAGTGTTGGAGGTTGATGGAGATGAGGAAGTGAGAGAACCTGAAGCAAGACCTATCGGGGTAAAGGCTGCAAAAGCTGTtctaaagaggaagaagagcagTAAGGAACTTGAGTTGTCAAAGTTAGAGGCCCTGTTTGAAATAAAACAGAAACTCTCTAACCAAAAAATCCTAGAACGTTTGATAGCCAAACAAGACCCCCTCTCTGAGATGGAAACATCACTTAAAAACAAACTAATGTCTGAGATGTTACAGTAA
- the LOC111207144 gene encoding putative nuclease HARBI1 isoform X1, with protein sequence MSSSSSDELEERLEEVFDDILEDTYNNIVDSHHNNPVRRLYIERDRETGHERLWNDYFCENSTFPPNLFRRRFRMNKDLFMHIVHRLSEDVPFFRQSRDATGRPGLSPLQKCTAAIRLLAYGSAADAVDEYLRLGESTALLCLHKFTENIIRLFGDEYLRRPTPEDLQRLLDIGEIRGFPGMVGSIDCMHWEWKNCPTSWKGQYTRGSGKPTIVLEAVASQDLWIWHAFFGSPGTLNDINVLDRSPVFDDILQGRAPRVQYVVNGHQYDLAYYLTDGIYPKWSTFIQSISLPQGPKAELFAKCQEATRKDVERAFGVLQARFAIVKNPALTLDKTKVGKIMRACIILHNMIVEYERDGYTQYNISEFEEGDGSRSSQVDMSYSTETSTNLDNMVGIRTHVRDRRIHEQLKNDLIENVWNKFGDQN encoded by the coding sequence atgtcatcatcttcatccgaCGAACTCGAAGAAAGACTAGAAGAAGTTTTTGACGACATTTTGGAGGACACATACAACAACATAGTGGATTCCCATCACAATAACCCAGTTAGACGTCTTTATATAGAACGCGATCGAGAAACGGGACACGaacgtttatggaatgattactTCTGCGAGAATTCGACTTTTCCCCCCAACTTATTCAGACGTCGTTTCCGCATGAACAAAGACTTATTCATGCATATTGTCCATCGCCTTTCAGAGGACGTCCCTTTCTTTCGTCAGTCAAGAGATGCAACCGGGAGGCCCGGTCTTTCTCCACTACAAAAATGTACGGCTGCTATTCGTCTCCTCGCTTATGGTTCTGCAGCTGACGCAGTTGACGAGTATCTTCGACTTGGTGAATCCACGGCACTTTTGTGTTTACATAAGTTCACAGAAAACATAATACGGttatttggagatgagtatctacgaagacCAACTCcagaggatcttcaacgactacttGATATTGGAGAGATACGCGGCTTTCCTGGAATggtaggaagcatcgattgtatgcattgggagtggaaaaattgtCCAACCTCTTGGAAAGGACAATACACACGTGGATCCGGAAAACCGACAATTGTCTTGGAGGCAgtagcttcacaagatctttggatatggcacgctttTTTTGGTTCTCCAGGTACTTTGAACGATATTAACGTCCTTGAtcgatcacctgtttttgatgacattttacaaggtcgagcacCAAGAGTTCAGTACGTGGTCAACGGACACCAGTATGATTTGGCGTACTACCTCACAGACGGcatatatccaaaatggtcaacatttatccaatctatctcCCTCCCGCAAGGTCCTAAAGCAGAGTTATTTGCTAAATGTCAAGAAGCGACTCGAAAAGATGTTgagcgggcttttggagttttgcaagctcgatttgcgatTGTGAAAAACCCGGCTCTTACATTAGACAAGACTAAAgttgggaagattatgagagcatgtatcatactacacaatatgatagtcgaaTATGAACGAGACGGATACACTCAGTACAATATATCTGAgtttgaagaaggagatggaagcaGAAGTTCTCAGGTAGATATGTCCTACAGTACCGAGACGTCTACAAATCTCGATAATATGGTTGGCATTCGGACTCATGTTCGCGATAGGCGTATACATGAACAACTAAAAAACGATTTAATCGAAAATGTTTGGAACAAATTTGGTGatcaaaattaa